A segment of the Electrophorus electricus isolate fEleEle1 chromosome 5 unlocalized genomic scaffold, fEleEle1.pri SUPER_5_unloc_10, whole genome shotgun sequence genome:
ATTTTCAAACTTCAGTTTTTCACACTTTGTAATCTCCTCCAGTTCTCTAATAGATTCTTCCCGGCTTTGTACCCTCATCTGCAGCGCAAGGTTCCGTATTTTTGCAGCAGTGAGCTTATTCTCCGTCTTCTGCTCAGCTGCAAGGAGCCGTTTCACCTCAACAAGAGCTGCCCGCTTCCCCAGCCACCGGGCGAGAGCCGCAACGACTACTTCTTGCATCATCATGATGAAGGCTTGATATTCACAGTCCCactgcttcttcttctcctggcACCGGGGCCGGAGTTCTTCAACATGCTGCTGGTAGAGCTGTGATTTGCGCTGCCACTGCAACTTTAGGTCCTCTAGAATTTTTAGCTGGTCCTGGTAGCCATGGCGACTCCGCCTTGTACACACAGGCATTGGCACGTTTTCCCTTTCCAACCAGTCAGCTATTATCATCTGCTGCTCGCTGTTCAACTGGCAGAGTTCATCCCTTTCTGACAGGAGGCTCTGCAGAAGCGCTTGGTGTTCCTTATACTCAGCTTCAAGGTtacatctctccatctccagctgCTCTTTGGAAGCTTCAATGTCATGACATCCATCCAGACCAGTCTTCTGCAGCTGCTCATCTGAACCTAAAATTACAGGGCAGAGTTATACTAAAGAATCATCCAGTTATATTAATTAACAGATGGCAACAGCTGATTTTGCCCTCTTGAAATTGAGCTATGTTCAGATGAGAAGgctcagtttaaaaatatattacgaCTCTTCATATGAAACCATGTGTTAAAAACCAACAGGAATGAATTGCCATGTAATTTTCTCTAGAATGTATAGACTTTAtagttctttacctttttttctctgaaatggtAGTGGATGGCTACCATTGATTGGAGGTAGAACAAGTTGAGCAAAATGTGTGCTGCCTCTAGTTTCTGGACTGTGCATACCCACATCAAGAGCCTAAACAAAGTATACAAGGTATTTTTCACACAAGAAtctacatactgacacacaagcacacataaccATACACAACCTTCCATCATAGCCAAACAacgttttattaaaatgtactaaaaatgtatttctatttgtttctttcttgagGCAccagtacaaatatttttaaggtaTACCATATCATTTAAAgattcaaaaacacatgctccttcatttcagcatttaaataaaatgtgtatacacgTACCTGAACATTGTTTGCTTTCTGAGCACTGTGGTTTGGTCTTATTGGTGGCAGCTTTGTGCAGCCACCTTTCCTCTGTTCCATATCTACTGGCGCCTCTCGTCTTTTGATGTGAATTCTAAAGATCGATAAGCCTTTTAGTTTTTGGGTAACAGACCTCAGCCAATTACAATAAGCAGCAACGAAGCAAATGAGTACTATGGGAATGGTGACAGGCGTGATTAATGTGATAGCTTCTGTGACTTCACAGCCCCTTTATTACATCATAATTATGCCACAAGTACCATCTCTACATCAATATCAACTTGCTAAACCTGCTAAACCTTGCACAGTTCAAggttttttccctttaaatttTAATCAATTTATCTGCTCATTTAACCACACAAAAATCAAGCTAACGTGTATCAGAAACAGTGCACGCTGTAAACTTCACATGTGTAAAACCTAATAATGAAAGTTGACAATCCGCAAAGGTATTTAAACCTTctagtttaaaatattttaatgaccgagtatacgcacacacacacacagaggggaatACAACACCTTACATTATAGCAACAGAAGTAACTATAGCAGCAGCAGTATTCCCCAGAGGAATACAACACCTTACATTATAGCAACAGAAGTAACTATAGCAACAGCAGTATTCCCCAGAG
Coding sequences within it:
- the LOC118240886 gene encoding coiled-coil domain-containing protein 96-like — its product is MEGSDEQLQKTGLDGCHDIEASKEQLEMERCNLEAEYKEHQALLQSLLSERDELCQLNSEQQMIIADWLERENVPMPVCTRRSRHGYQDQLKILEDLKLQWQRKSQLYQQHVEELRPRCQEKKKQWDCEYQAFIMMMQEVVVAALARWLGKRAALVEVKRLLAAEQKTENKLTAAKIRNLALQMRVQSREESIRELEEITKCEKLKFENENYKTMILEYEEEIIRIKKGITSTREFQSHLKEMINFVELEIQAKLANLAKIKAMIGNKRKALAGVMIAKDKLRADNLRLYQRCSLLRNKKLLQDFEKVKDACEDLQSQLDILKRQHEKLSVKCSTVKSKLKQSRPLQHCV